The following DNA comes from Pseudophryne corroboree isolate aPseCor3 chromosome 8, aPseCor3.hap2, whole genome shotgun sequence.
ACTAGttaggcatttggaagttttcaattagcttaattgggacaattacatttaattttttggggtgaaaaaaataaataaatggtctCAAAGtaccccaaaatcaacttttttgtttatttttttttaaataaaaaaattgaaatgtggccaaaaatagcccccaaatccccttttttctacattttttttcATTTCTTGTTAAATTCCTCTGTAATTAAATGAAGTTTGTAagctttttatattattttactttttttctttaaaTGTACAAATACTGTATGTCATCTGACACCTTTTAAAAGGTACAGTACTTTCCACATGTCCACTAACAGTCTTCTATATGATTTTGCtgattttgggggaggggggggggggggaggtctagGAAGGTCTCACTTTTTTATGCTATTTTCCCAGGTCTCTTTTTGGACAAAGTTCACAAGAGTAGTGCAAATTGTCATTTCTAATTTAATTGTGTGAATCTTGGGTGTGCGCATGGAGATGAGGTGTGCAAATTTATAGTTGAAGTGTGCGAGTTTAACACCTTTTGCAAACTTGCACCTAGCTGAATTCCCCCTATGCTCTTATTTTATGTCTGTGCCCCGTCTTAagtgccccccaccccccagtcTCTGTTGGTAAAACATTTCCATACTGATCTCCTGACAGTGGAAAAAACACGTACTGTGGGCCTGATTAATATTTGTAAGTAAAACACATgacaagcaactggacaaaaccatgttgcactacagatgggggagatgtactgtaacatgtgcaagatttgggtggggtgtgttcaaactgaaattgcagtgtaaaaataaagcagccagtatttaccatgcacagaaaaaatataacccacccaaatctaagtctttctgaacatgttacatctgcctctcctgcagtgcaacattattGCTTTATAATTCGCTTTAGTTACAAATATGAATCAAGCCCTATATCCTACCACATTCCTTGATAATAAGGTTTTGGCACTtgtggggagtgttagggttctgctggggggaggggggattaggtttaggcacttgtcGGGTGGGTTaggaggctgcggggaggggggttaggtttaggcaccagcggggagggttaggatgtgggggagggggggaggtttagttttaggctgcggtgaggtggtggaaggttaggtttaggcaccagtagggagggttagactgcggggggaaggggggggggtggtggttagggtcaGTCTTCGGGAAGAGagggttgcggggggggggggggggtaaatatgttTGCCGAACCCCTATTGAGATTTTCACCAGCGGGATGTCGTTGTCGTTtttctgaccgccggtatcccgacagccagtcAAGCGTATCTATCCCACAGGGAACTGAGGGGTGCATGTAGAAGATGACTGCTATCCATATTTTGCTAACCATTCATGCTACTGGGGTACGTTTTCCCTTTAAGGTGTTTTATCTGTAACACGATTTTCTCTGACAATATGAAATATGTCTTTAAACATTGTACACTTTGCTCTGTGTTGTATCTACATGTTCCCTCTGTAGTGTTTACCTACAGTAAATATTACCTCTCTGTACTGCTCGCAGCCCCGGATCCTCCCATTCTAAACTGTTTGCAGTACCTGACATTCTCTTTCTTTGCACAGGAAGGAATCTCATTATGGAGGCGCTGGGTAAAGGCTGATCTTATCTGATCAGTGCTCCAGCAGAAATCTCAGGGGTCATTTTAGGAAACTCTCTTTTGCTGAAAGGGCTGAGGGTGCCTGGGAGAGACTGAAGCTGATGGGTATACAAATGTGGAATGAAAGAAGAGTTTAACCTGTTACTACAAAGTAGATATGCTTCAAGTGTCAgacgttttttcctgtgcttttcaCCAAGGACTTTATATAATTGTGAACATTGTGGGAAGAGATCACAATTGCCGACTTTTTAACTGTGCCACCTACACGCCAGAGGGGGAGGCACGGGTTGGAACACAGAGGGGTGGCAAGATTTGTGGTATCACGCTCCCTTGCCCCTCCCACCACGGCCCCCAACACGTCATCTCCAGGGAGGTGTTAGATAACGAGTTGGCTAGTGTGATCTATTCCCACACATATCTGGAGGTCTCTTGGACATTCCAAGAAAGTAGGCAAATTTGGTACAGATGTATTACAGTATAGCAGTAATATATGTAAGGGCAACATAACTAAATTGTTTAGATAAGGTGAGAGCTGCCTAGACCTGTCCATATAAGAGGCTTAGATTTTTGTGATTGGTTTAGTTTAggttgctaggcagatcaagtgTGGTTAATGGTTTATAATTGGTTAGAGTCAGCCTATAGGGGAACTTGGGGGTGGTCCCTTTGGTTGGGGTATTTAAAGGGAATCCTGATAGAATTATTCCTCTTACTGgtttggaagcccacccacccaccaTAATGAATCTTTAATTTGGCTATTTTCAATTGGTTTATTAATTTCCGTTATTTTCAGGATTAATGGACGGGGTGACGCTACTGGGCAGCGGTCacgtgtagcataagtggtgttgtggggcacttaccctttTTGAagtacggcgagtgtgtcctgcccttgaggGGGGACAAGGGGCACTTCTTTGAGGGAGCGTCCTCGCTGTGCTATAGTaaagggtggtgagaccttcgcaacacaggttatgcttttATACATAGATGCAGCATTTCAGTCGCCGCCATtacagatggggcgtttcagtcgcaatcATTTTATAAGATCTAGTGACTAGAGCAGGTTAGttgtagcgtcttcctggccacccactgcGAATAAGGTCATTTCTAATTAAAACAtttaatgaccatttaatccaacgcagttgtgtccgtgtctttattttagttgataagTTAGCTTAAAGTTATAGTTAAGGTTCAAGCACAATAAATTGATAGACGTCTTATTACGTTTGTATCCCTTTAAAATCATATAAAACTATGTAAAATGCTGAATCGTCAGTTGCAAAAATGTTTTGCCAGAGTCAAAAATGTTTGAGGACAATAATGAACGGCACAATTATCAAGAAAATACTAAAAACTCCGTGCAAGTATATTCTCACCTAAAAGGTTTTTATTATATACACTATTATACCATCTtacccactaaaaaaaaaaatctgaaaagaaAAATGTCCATTCAGCTTTGTATTGCCTTTTAATTTGCCAAATTCAATGGCCTATTACCGTTTATGTTGCTTCACGTTATCACCCCATTTGTATAAAACACAGACAGTGCTGCTATTTGACTGTTAGGTCTCCACTAAGTATTTATAATACATAATGCTATAAATGTCATACAGTATTTGTACTGACTGATGGAAATGCACCAGAGTGCACAATATTATACTTTCCCCGCAGGTGCCATGATCAGTAACAAGAACCTAATCAGACTGATTACCTAAGACACTCTCCACTTCTATATATCACCATCATCCATTTATCCAGACACCACAACTATTAACATCAGTTCTTCTTACCTGTACACCAGGGAATCATCTAAAGAGCTGTTGTACTGAATCTGATACATGCGGATGCCAGGGATATGACGCTCCGATGGCCACTGGATGACAACCGAGGTGGACTTCAACTTGTCCACCACAATTCTTCTATCCTGTAGGTTCTTGGTGTCATTAAAGCCGGACTTGGTTGAGGTTGTGATGTCGGAGGACCCAGGGTCAGGCTCTTTTATATGAGCCGTGTTGTTGACTAGCAATGGAAGGGGTACTATTGCCACTTCCACTGTGGCGGTGACCTCTCCAGCTGCATTGGATGCTATGCAGGTGAACAAACCACTGTCCTTAAGTGTCGTAATAATAATATCCAAGGTTCCATTGTCGTGAACTACAATCCTTGTTGTATTGTGGATGAGCTTCCCGTCTGGACCAATCCAGTGGACTGATGGTTCTGGATCTCCAACCGCCTTGCACTTGAGGTTCACAGATTGTCCTTCCATGACAAATGTTTTGCTAGCATAGTGTCGAGTAATAAGTGGTGGATCACAGATAAACTCCTCTTCTTGAATTGACCAAAAATACTTATCCGTTAGCTGCTCTGGGGAGGCACAAGTCTCCAAATCATCCTCCCTTGTCAATCTTCTAAGCCATAAAAGCTCACAGTTACAGTGTAGAGGGTTCCCTCCAAAGCTGATGGCCAGAGAAGAATGACTGTTGCCTTTTACACTGGCCAACACCTGAGACCTGAGGAATAGGTTGTCCGGAGGCAGTTTGTGCAACCGGTTAGAGGTCATGTCAAGCCTAACTAGCTTATGCAACATAGTGAATGTACCTTCAGCAATATTGTCAATCAAGTTGTGGTCCAGAGTTAAGGTGTTCAAATTGAACATCTGCCCAATGTCTTCCCAGGGCAGCTCCTCCAGGTTGTTGTAGGATAGATCAAGGTCTTCCACAGTTGACAGAAACTCAATGAAGGCTCCAGGCTGGATAGAATTGATCTGGTTGTTACCTAAAATGAGATGGCGCAGATTGCCCAAGCCTCGGAAATGCTCATTCCGCAGGACAGAAAGACGGTTGCTGTTCATGTGCAAGGCTCTTAGAGCACGCAGGTCAGAGAACGCCAGTGGTACAATTTGGCTAATAGTGTTCCGCGACAGTGTCAAGTGCACTAAGTTGGTCATGTTGATAAAGTCCTTGCGTCGAATAATGGTGATAAAATTATCAGTCAGCCGGAGCTCCACTGTCCGGCGGTCAATGgctggtggaacaaagagcagtccTGTCTTGGCACACAGCATTGTGAGGGTCGGAGAGTTTGTCTGGCAGATGCAGCGGCCGGGGCAGTGCTGTGCTCTCCCAAAGTACCCCAGAGCTCCCATCAGCAGAAGGCATAGCAGCTTCTCCATGGCCCCTTGGCCAAAAGAGTCttcagggaagagagagagagagagaaagaacatTGAGTACATTATAACTACAAATAAGCACTATCACAAATGACAGATTTGCATAAAGAAttttattattacatattaagtacCCTAGGGCAGTCAGTCTGAACATTTTAATCCCTTGACTAAATCTCAAAAAACTTCCTATAACTGCATTACACAGGCTTCTCTTTTATCATTCAAGTGTACAGGAAAATCAAAAGATTAAGCAGTAAAGGGGAATTTATGAAAACTCTTTTCAGAGGGAAAGGAAAAGGTGTTTTTGTCCATAGTTACCAATCTCATTCTGTCATTTCTCGAGTTCAATTTAgaaattaataccccttttccactagctcaaaaaacacgggcaaatgcacaggggcgcgcatttacccatgttttttgctagtggaaacggctccctctgcaaaaacccggatcaagtgatccgggaatcctacccgagtagcttaccgggttgaacacgagttcaagccggtaagctgtgcagtgtaaatggaagccgtgtcgctcccattcacagtgtatggaagggcggcgctgggagatcatgtgatctcccagcgccgcccctgccgcatcaccagcagcgtcaccaacccgccaatatgccgggttggtgagtgcagtgggaaagggggctctgatgcgggtcgcagccgagtagcacccgtgtcaggctcccgactgCTACCCGCATcacatagtggaaaaggggtattagggcgAAATGTATCAAACCTAGGAGAGAGTACccaacaatcagctcctgtcatttttcaaacacaggggcatagGTATAAAAAGCTTgcacttgcagagagataaagtggagagagattaagaggtctacttactaagccttggagagagataaagtggatggagataaagtaccagccaatcagctcctaactgtcatgttacaggctgtgtttcaaaaatgacagttaggagctgactggctggtagtttatctctctccaagctgtgattaaaatgccccacaggctgtaacatggcagttaggagctgattggttggtgctttatcgctttacactttatctatctccaggcTTACATCTCCCCCTAACAACGGCATCTGattggttgttgaggttaatataATCTTTTTCCCTGTGCAGCAGTTTCCATAAATGTTCCCAAGTTCAAAGTATCACTGTAAACAATGCACAATTCTGTCAGCAAACCATTACTCTATAATGTAGttaggtaaaaataattccatAGACATCAAAAGTATAATTTATTTCtaataaacaaaaataaacatTTTGCAAGCAATTCTGTTATATATCCTTAATTCATATAGCTGCCAGATTTCCTGATGTTTTACAACCaaaaggggcatagggggaggtgtATCTGGAGGATAAGTGGCAAAGTTGCCAGTAGACACCGGgatatttttttaaagggggcaTTCATGTACAAggttaaaccatgccttgtacatgactaccgctttaaaaaaatgtcagagttcggcatcccgcacggccgcaaaCTCGGACTTTAGTACATCCCAGCCCTCAAatttgatttgttgctatgggtaacttctccatctATCCTATTTGATAAGTTAGACAGTGACTGTGAAGTACAGAGCAGTAGTCTTACCCAAAATGGTTTTGATATGGTTGGTTCAGGGGGATCAGAACGAGATCCTGgaggtcaggattccggcggtcaggaaaccgtcgccgggagcccgacagctgggatcccggcggcgagcgcagcgtgtcccctcgcggtcttgctgcgttcgccatgcttcggggccGGGTTCTATTCCccttcgggtggtggcgtggaccgggtggtggcgtggaccggaTGGTggcgtggcgtggaccaccacccaagaggggtaaccagacgGTGGTCGGGACtccgaccaccggtatttcagctggtgtcgggattccggcgtttgtAAATTGACTGCGCTATAATTGACAGGcgctaaattgactgcctcccggttCAGGGCATAAATTGAGTGAATCAGACCATGGTATAACCGGTCAGGATTGCACAGTTGGGAATGCATACACTTTATAGGAAAATCCAGTCACagaataaaacatactgtacaaccCAATCCACCGCTAAATCTGTCCAAGCCACACCTACTTTGGATGAAACCCCCCCCTTTGTGCTGCCCAGATGCATGCTAGGAAAATCCCAGAATACAGTATATGTGCATGTTCTCTTCTCTAAAATGCTTTTGTGTCTATCTAAAATAAAAAGCTGCAGAAATAATTGCATCGTTTAGCTTCCAAATGATTATCTATTTTGAAGTGCCGATACAGCCCTTGCTTTAAAGGTACTTGCACAAGTATGGGTAAATTCTCCATTCACTAGATGGTAAATGTATAGCAATATCCTGTATTAAATGAATGACAAaactgtttcttttttcttttaaaaaaaaaagacatttcaaGACATTATATTTTTGTAATAATTCATGTTTTCACATTTGTTCTCATATTTCATCTGTAAATCTAAGACCTAAATAATGCAAGATGGCCGACCCTGCGCCACATTCAGGCATCATGGCAGGTATTGATCGGTGAGGCAATGTGAAAGTATTTAGTGTCGCGTCTCGTGTTACCGGCATGCACAAAGCTCTCACTGTGTCAATATTAGACTTCAAAATCCCCTGACCTGGCCTGGGCTCAGGAGAAGAGTGATTATGGAAATAATCAGACTCATTAGATATATAGATTATTTACAGTAACTCAATAGTCACAAATCATCTGTGATCACtatgaagtgaacggatatatggcTCGGTAAATGGCTGTCGGGGCTGTCTCATCTTCATATCTTTCACTTCAGTGATCTACCTTATACCCTCTGTCAGGCCAGATGAGAAGGAAGTCATTTACAGCTGCTTCTTACTCCTCCCTCTAATCTACCGCAAGGGACCTGCCCCCTCCTCTGCACCCCTGCCTTCCGTTGCACGCCCTACCTTCCGATCCATGCCACACTATGTCTCTGATCTGTAAACACTATACTTAGTGGAACGATGGGAGGtatgtatcaagccatggagagagattaagtggacagagataaagtaccagccaatcagctcctaacggccatgtcacaggctgtgtctgaaaaatgacaggagctgattggttggtactttatctctggccactttatctccatccaaggcttagtaaatagaccccatcaaaggcttagtaaatagacccctttatctctctccacagtttAATACATCTCCTCCTTTATGCCTTACACAGCAATGTTGGTTGAGAGGGCTGATGCTAGTTTGCGTATACAGTAAAcatagaataaattaattttttttgtaaactgcatagTTGTGTGATTATTTACTAATCTATTATATGTATTTATATCGCTCCAGGATACTCCATGGCCCTTTATGATTGgaaacacagtaataaaacaagactggtcaTTAACAGACAGACCGAGCTTAACATCAAAGCCGTACCACCTTGGTGTAGGCCATATACTGTAGGCAAATGCTAAGGGCACCATATCTTTAGGGGGCAGTCACGGCGGCCTGCCTATATGTTTTTtaaggggcaccagctaaaatgttGACTAGGGTACCAAATTGGTTGGGCAAGGCTTTGCTTAATTACAACCTGCAGTATTATATTCTAATTCTAACTGGATAGAATAGCctaatggggttcactacgatctgccggcggccgggctcccggcgaccagcataccggcgccgggagcccaactgccggcttaccgacagtgtggcgagcgcaaatgagccccttgcgggttcgctgtgctcgccacgctacgggcacggtggcgcgctatgcacgccacgctattttattttccctccacgGGGGccgtggaccctcacgagggagaataagtgtcggtatgccggctgtcgggatcccggcgccggtatactgtgcgccgggatcccgtcagtcggcatactgaagaccacccgcctaaTGGGGGGGTCGTTTAATGGCTGGGTTTTGTGTGAGGGAGGGAATTCCTCAGAGTTAGGGGCAGCTGGAGATAAGTCCTGTAATTGGCAATGGCGGAGGTGCAGTTCTTTGGAAGACGAGTTTGAAGTGTAGGGATGCTTAGTATAAACCACTAGGCAGTTATCAGACTTGCAGATAAAGGGCAGGGAGCTATGGGGTTAATGTGTTTTAGCCAATtagagtattgtgtgtgtgtgtgtgtgtgtgtgtgtgtgtgtgtgtgtgtgtgtgtgtgtgtgtgtgtgggggaggggggggggttatgggaTGGTGAGATGGGCTTAGAACAGTGCCTCTTTTCCTTTGGTCTCCTTCCCTCCCTGTGTTTTCCCTTTGTTGCCTATGGACCAAATTCAGAGATGTACATCTCCGACGGTGTGAGATCTGCCCCCTAAGCCACAGCAAGTCAACTAATGTTTCAGAAAATGGGGGTGTTAGCCCTGTTTTCTAGGTTTGCCGAGGTCAGTGGCTCCATGCTTAGACTGGTTCCAGCAACGTGAATTTCCCAGTCATTCCCAGATCACCGATGTTCACACTGTGCTGCGTCCGATCAGAGAAGCCGTCAGGAGTAATTTATTTACACAAGATgtctcctgcggcattagcatattattgcaCAGCCACTGCGGACATAGTCGCGATAGTAttaatctctgaattaggcccagtcaaCCTTTATTGAGTGAAAGAATATCAGTCCAGTGACCTCTCACTGCATATCTAATTCGCTCCCCTTCAGTATATGACTGATTTCTCCCTTCTGAGGTCATTGTCAAGGGCTATTTTGTTATTGTACTGGAGGGGCTTGTAACCTAGCACTTGCCGTTGAGAGGGGCGATTGGCACTGCATGTCTGTGTTGTCATCTGTTGGCGTAAGACAGGTCGTCGCTGTTTAGTTACCACTCTTTCTTTTGCCACCATACGTTTATGGAATGttaaatatttatattttattccatttggtTGTCAGTGTCATTATTTTAGATAAGGCGTTGTTAATAATGTTGCGTAACCTGTGTTTTGGTTCCTCTCTGGATTGTGGCAATGGCGGAGCCACGAATAGCATTGCTCCATCTGTAGGGTGTTTATTGGAGCAGTCTTGTTGTACTATACAACTATTTGATATTGGATTCTCTAAAGTTCAGGCAACCAGTGTATTGACTGGCAGACTGAATTCCCTAGAGAAGTGGTATATAGAATAAGAGTTCTCAGGACCAAGCCTTGTGGTAATCGTGTTATTgttatttcttttttgtgtgtgtgtgtgtgtgtgtgtgtgtgtgtgtgtgtgtgtgtgtgtgtgtgtgtcttttttcTGTCATTATTTACAGAAAGGCCTATTGGAATAACAGGTATTTTTATCTTATTTGGTTTAAGAAATGAAAAGGGGAACAGATGTGCGTGACCATGTTTCTGATCTCCGTTAAaggcatagggcctgattctgactcTGCGCGACTGCTTCGGATCCATATCGGAGGCGAAACCTTGAAATCCTGCTGTCAGATCTTGGGGTTTTGGTCGGGCGCCAATTTCAAAAGTCACATTGAAATCAATGGGCTGACcgatgattggctgagagccgtctgtcacggctctcaACCAATCAACATGTCCCAATATACTTCAATGGGTCAAGCTGACACCACTGGCCGCACTGctgacacccccacactgccggcacgcCCGCACCGAGGATATTGCCGGCACTTCTACTCTGCCGACACATGTGGCATCCCCACACTACCGCACCGAGGACACACTGCCgaaactcccacactgctggcaaccctgcactgaggacatggctgatactcctgcactgaagacaccgcatgcaccccagcagtaccgacaccgTCTGCAaccatgcactgaggacaccactggcattgtcgacaccaccagcaccccaccCTATGttagtgaacaatattgtgagctgtaaggtggtcaaaattgaaggaaattactggaaattaatgatactgaggttaataattctctaggaacaaaaaaggtccaaaaatatgtgattttagctttttcctgcacagtttaaaaaaaaaaaaaatgcaaatccaaaaTCAGACAACGAATCAGagacaaatccaaatccagcacaaatgatccggcgcacatctctactttaaagtcgGCGCATGCTTCTGAGTAACACTGCGCATGCTTCCAGAGGGTTACTGCCGGGGTAAATTGGAAATGCCAACTCCTGTGTTGTTATTTTAGTAAAAGCTAGAGATGTTTAATTAAAGGTGGAGGCCTATGCAAAGGAGGTAACTGATACGAGGTGGAATGTACTAACCATCGCACCCGCCACGCAATACATCCCATCACTTATCGGGTTAATACCACCGGTTTGTACTTAGAAATGCAATTAAAATCGCAAAGGACAGCAGAAGGATTCCCAGGGTTTAGAGCCTGGGAGTCCTTCTGCTCATGCGCAGAGTCACATGGGTGCCGTGGGGGGTGAGAATCAGATCCCTCTCAATCGGATCCCTCTCAGGGGGTCATTTAgacttgatcgctcactagcagttttttgcagcactacgatcagatagtcgccgcctacaggggagtgtactgtattttagctgtgcaagtgtgcgatcgcatgtgcagatgagcggtacaactaaactttgtgtagttactgagttgcccaggacttactcacccgctgcgatcacttcagcctgtccggggccggaatggacatcagacacccgcccagcaaacacccggccacgcctgcgtttttccaaacactcccagaaaatggtcagttgccacccacaaacgccttcttcctgtcgatctctttgcgatcggctgtgcgaatggatccttcgtaaAACccttcgcacagcaacgatccgctttgtacccgtgcgacatgcctgcgcattgcggtgcatacgcatgcgcagtactaaCCTgaccaaaaaaagctagcgtgcgatcaggtctgaatgaccccctcagtgcgaaacgtagcccataggcttctattgggtaacgccaCATAAAGATGGCTTCACCCACCgggtccaagctccggaatgtattgCATTCTGGAACTCGGTACATGTGGAAATGCGGACAAATTCCGAAAATATGATGTTTGGAGTTTTTGCCGCATTTTCAGCTTTAGTGCATCCCGCCCAGGGAGTTTACTACTTAAAAATGACTATAAAGAATTATCTAAACACTTTTATTTGCTGGAATACACTTTCTGGCTATAATTTATCCATCATTTATAAAAGTTGCAAAAAATTAACCATTTCACACGATGGACCTTATTCTGAGTCCACACAAATGCTAACGCGTGTATTGCTGGTCGCCAGTGTGCGACTTTATACAAATGGGCTACAAACTTCTTCCCTTTAGTACATATGTGTGGCAGAATGTGGACTGATTTACCTGTGCACGCTGTACTGTGCAAGTCCTGagacttggaagcagcagtgatagcgctatatggagatgcagcagggggcatctattacatgcagactcctcctgctgcactagtgatccgaGAGGACGCCGCATCGGATCAAACCACCCTCCATCGGGCGGCTTACGGCATCCATGGTGTTGTGCAAGCCTCCTGTCGCCTaaaacggagatccctggcctcttctacCAGCAAAAAGGCGGCAACATGCCTCCGTATTCACAAATGGAGGCCGGCACCACCCACTACCCACCCCAAAATGGCATTAGACTGTCAAAGACAGTCTGATGCCGGTCTGCGTCCTATGCAGCAGGACCCGTATGTGCACGTGCAGAATGAGTCCTGCACATACGCAAATTGAAAATCTGTACTTTGCGCTGAATGACCCCCATCCTGCAAAGTATGGGTTAATGAGCCTAATTCaatgttgatcgcaaaagcaaaatcttcctctaattgcaggggggggggggcagatgtaacatgtgcagagataaattgcagtgtaaaaataaagcagccagtatttactctgcacggaaacaatataacccacccaaatctaactctctctgcacatgttacatctgcacccctcccctgcagtgcacatgggccctcattccgagttgatcgcttgctagctacttttagcagccgtacaaacgcatagtcgccgcagacgggggagtgtattttcgctttgcaggagtgcgaacgcctgtgcagctgagcggctgcaaacacatattGTGCAGAACAAGATTAGCCCTGTAGTTAATTATACTATGTGATGATTgctgacgaatgacacggtaatgatgtcagatacccgcccagcaaacgcccggccacgcctgcgtttttccaaacactcccagaaaacggtcagttgccacccagaaacacccacttcctttcaatctccctgcgatcgccagtgcgactgaaagcgtcgctagaacctgtgcaaaaccacgatgctctttttaCCCGTACaccgcgtgtgcgcactgcggtgcatacgcatgcgcagttttgctatttttttaaatgatcgctacgcagcgaacaacggcagctagcgatcaactcggaatgacctccatggttttgcccattagaggaagatttttcttttgcaatcaaccttg
Coding sequences within:
- the LOC134949402 gene encoding leucine-rich repeat and fibronectin type III domain-containing protein 1-like, with the protein product MEKLLCLLLMGALGYFGRAQHCPGRCICQTNSPTLTMLCAKTGLLFVPPAIDRRTVELRLTDNFITIIRRKDFINMTNLVHLTLSRNTISQIVPLAFSDLRALRALHMNSNRLSVLRNEHFRGLGNLRHLILGNNQINSIQPGAFIEFLSTVEDLDLSYNNLEELPWEDIGQMFNLNTLTLDHNLIDNIAEGTFTMLHKLVRLDMTSNRLHKLPPDNLFLRSQVLASVKGNSHSSLAISFGGNPLHCNCELLWLRRLTREDDLETCASPEQLTDKYFWSIQEEEFICDPPLITRHYASKTFVMEGQSVNLKCKAVGDPEPSVHWIGPDGKLIHNTTRIVVHDNGTLDIIITTLKDSGLFTCIASNAAGEVTATVEVAIVPLPLLVNNTAHIKEPDPGSSDITTSTKSGFNDTKNLQDRRIVVDKLKSTSVVIQWPSERHIPGIRMYQIQYNSSLDDSLVYRMIPPSNRSFLVNDLAPGREYDLCVLAVYDDGMTSLTATRVVGCIQFNTKEESGQCRPLHTQFLGGTMIIIIGGIIVASVLVFIIILMIRYKVYSGQEEGGKARVSNVYSQTNGQQGMACANSCAKLGENNYEPLPPTSKESPLEGKDHEKGENQPCSPSLACLTEMDKRRTLTTNDLQTVALLSSLSVDGDQTETSALGSTTSLCLITTDGQTRLEPKAPTRTYQHRFSFDGDYTLFQSHSYPRRARTKRHMSTSELHNHEAALGHRRVTFSSTEWMLESTV